In one Microbulbifer pacificus genomic region, the following are encoded:
- a CDS encoding acyl-CoA thioesterase produces MQQSLSTLLDVERLDSNLYRSRAHVENYRKVLFGGQVLGQALMAAARTVEGRLPHSLHAYFLRPGSSEMPVIYDVDPIRDGGSFTTRRVVARQNGKAIFNMSCSFQIAEPGFDHQAEMPTEGIIPPEKLKNTQQLAEEAGMNGAASNQRRYMVDFRPIDPMSYFDAEVREPRCMFWFRVDGQLSDDPIEHRSALCYASDMALLGTSLQPHKISLFDPHLMPASLDHAMWFHREFRADEWLLYVTDSPSASGARGYCRGQIFTREGRLVASTTQEGLIRQIKG; encoded by the coding sequence ATGCAGCAATCCCTCAGCACGCTACTGGATGTAGAAAGACTCGACAGCAACCTTTACCGCAGCCGAGCGCATGTGGAGAACTACCGCAAGGTGCTGTTCGGCGGCCAGGTACTCGGCCAGGCCCTGATGGCGGCCGCCCGCACGGTGGAAGGCCGCCTCCCCCACTCCCTGCACGCCTATTTTCTGCGGCCGGGCTCCAGCGAAATGCCGGTCATCTACGATGTTGACCCGATCCGCGATGGGGGCAGCTTTACTACCCGCAGGGTCGTGGCGCGCCAGAACGGAAAGGCCATCTTTAATATGTCCTGCTCCTTCCAGATAGCCGAACCGGGCTTTGATCATCAGGCGGAGATGCCCACCGAGGGCATCATCCCCCCGGAGAAACTGAAGAACACCCAGCAACTGGCGGAAGAAGCCGGGATGAATGGCGCCGCCAGCAACCAACGGCGCTATATGGTGGACTTCCGCCCCATAGATCCCATGAGCTACTTCGACGCGGAAGTCCGCGAACCCCGCTGCATGTTCTGGTTCCGGGTAGATGGTCAACTGTCTGACGACCCCATCGAGCACCGCAGTGCACTCTGCTACGCCTCCGACATGGCCCTGCTGGGCACCAGCCTGCAGCCACACAAGATCAGCCTGTTTGATCCGCACCTGATGCCGGCCAGCCTCGACCACGCCATGTGGTTCCATCGCGAGTTCCGCGCCGATGAGTGGCTGCTGTACGTTACCGACAGCCCCTCTGCCAGCGGTGCTCGCGGCTACTGCCGCGGCCAGATTTTCACCCGTGAGGGCCGTTTGGTAGCCTCTACCACCCAGGAAGGGCTGATCCGGCAGATTAAAGGTTGA
- a CDS encoding response regulator codes for MIKVLVVDDHDLVRMGISRMLSDVEDIEVVGEAKSGEEAIAFVRESEVDVILMDVRMPGMGGLEATRKLIPRFPQAKVVAVSALDDDLFPSRLIQAGARGYVTKGADLDEMVRAIRAVMAGETYISSSMATRLALRNVCGGSSPFEDLSERELQTAVMIVNGNKVSEIAETLSVSPKTVNTYRYRIFEKLGLHSDVELTLLAVKHNILDPEEAL; via the coding sequence TTGATAAAAGTCTTAGTGGTAGACGATCACGACCTCGTGCGCATGGGCATATCGCGCATGCTCAGTGACGTTGAAGATATTGAAGTAGTAGGCGAGGCCAAGAGCGGCGAAGAGGCCATCGCTTTTGTTCGGGAGTCTGAGGTGGATGTCATCCTTATGGATGTGCGTATGCCCGGCATGGGAGGACTGGAAGCTACTCGCAAACTGATTCCGCGCTTTCCGCAGGCAAAAGTTGTTGCCGTGAGCGCACTGGATGACGACCTGTTTCCGAGCCGTCTGATTCAGGCTGGCGCCCGGGGTTATGTCACCAAGGGTGCGGATCTGGACGAAATGGTGCGGGCGATTCGTGCGGTGATGGCGGGAGAGACGTACATCAGCAGCTCCATGGCGACCCGTCTGGCGCTGCGTAATGTCTGTGGAGGCTCTTCCCCTTTTGAAGACCTTTCCGAGCGCGAACTGCAAACAGCGGTGATGATTGTTAACGGCAACAAGGTATCTGAAATCGCCGAAACACTTTCGGTAAGCCCTAAAACCGTGAACACCTACCGCTATCGGATTTTTGAAAAACTGGGTTTGCACTCCGACGTGGAACTGACCTTACTGGCGGTTAAACACAATATTCTTGATCCGGAAGAAGCGCTCTGA
- the uvrC gene encoding excinuclease ABC subunit UvrC: MFDSKRFLTTVTRKPGVYQMFDDRGKVLYVGKAKNLRNRLASYFRATGLTAKTMALVEKIADIEVTVTRSEIEALVLEQSLIKSQRPPYNVMLKDDKGYPYIFLSSKDVFPRIAFHRGSKRKAGQYYGPFPNASSVRDSLNFLQKTFRIRSCEDSVFANRSRPCLQYQIERCTAPCVNFISPEDYRADVRHAEMFLAGKSDSIIRELAEEMEKASVALEFERAARLRDQIVALRRLQSDQVAESGGGDADVLGVAMAGGLCCVHVLFIRQGRILGSRSYYPSEKLGLDATDLLSAFIPQFYLGSNREIPRQILLSESVEDLGVISAALSEKAGREVLLAHRLRGNRATWVEMAQQAAQQNLQSRTASQQKLQDRFENLQQVLRLGELPERLECFDISHSSGEATVASCVVFDTGGPVKSDYRRFNIEGIPMGDDYAAMAQALKRRYTRLSSGEGRFPNILLIDGGKGQVRQAVDALNELGVTGVQIIGVAKGTTRKAGFETLHVVADKRELVLESDSPALHLIQQVRDEAHRFAITGHRQRRDKKRRESPLEGIAGVGPARRRALLHHFGGLQEILRASVSELASVEGVSRKLAQDIYSALHNE; encoded by the coding sequence ATGTTCGACAGCAAACGTTTTCTCACCACCGTTACCCGTAAACCCGGTGTCTATCAGATGTTTGATGACCGCGGTAAGGTGCTTTATGTCGGTAAGGCGAAAAATCTGCGCAATCGCCTGGCCAGTTACTTCCGAGCGACCGGACTTACCGCCAAAACCATGGCGCTGGTAGAGAAAATCGCCGATATCGAAGTCACGGTAACCCGCAGTGAAATCGAAGCGTTGGTGCTGGAGCAAAGTCTCATCAAATCTCAGCGGCCACCGTACAACGTCATGCTGAAAGATGACAAAGGCTATCCTTACATTTTCCTTTCCAGTAAAGACGTCTTTCCGCGCATTGCCTTCCATCGCGGCTCAAAACGTAAAGCGGGGCAATATTACGGACCATTTCCCAATGCGTCTTCCGTGCGCGATAGCCTGAATTTTCTTCAGAAAACATTCAGAATCCGTTCCTGTGAAGACAGCGTTTTCGCCAACCGTTCGCGCCCCTGTTTGCAATATCAGATTGAGCGCTGTACTGCACCCTGTGTGAATTTTATTTCTCCGGAAGACTACCGGGCGGATGTTCGTCATGCGGAAATGTTCCTCGCGGGCAAGAGCGACAGCATTATTCGTGAGCTGGCGGAAGAAATGGAGAAGGCGTCGGTAGCGCTGGAGTTCGAGAGGGCGGCGCGGTTAAGGGACCAAATTGTGGCGCTGCGCCGCCTGCAGTCCGATCAGGTCGCGGAGAGCGGCGGCGGTGATGCGGATGTGCTGGGTGTAGCAATGGCGGGAGGGCTCTGCTGTGTGCATGTCCTGTTTATCCGCCAGGGCAGGATTCTTGGCAGTCGCAGTTATTATCCCAGTGAAAAGCTTGGGCTGGACGCGACCGACCTGTTGTCCGCATTTATTCCACAGTTCTATCTCGGCTCCAACCGGGAAATTCCGCGGCAGATTCTGCTTTCGGAATCCGTTGAAGACCTGGGTGTCATTTCTGCGGCACTCAGCGAGAAGGCCGGCAGGGAGGTTTTACTTGCCCACCGATTGCGCGGCAATCGTGCAACCTGGGTAGAAATGGCCCAGCAGGCGGCACAGCAGAACCTTCAAAGCCGTACCGCGTCGCAACAGAAGTTGCAGGATCGGTTTGAAAATCTCCAGCAGGTTTTGCGCTTGGGTGAACTGCCTGAGCGACTGGAATGTTTCGATATCAGTCACTCCAGTGGGGAAGCGACCGTTGCTTCCTGCGTGGTGTTCGACACCGGTGGCCCGGTGAAATCCGACTACCGGCGATTTAATATCGAAGGGATCCCCATGGGAGACGATTACGCGGCCATGGCGCAGGCTCTCAAGCGGCGCTATACCCGCCTTTCCAGTGGGGAGGGGCGCTTTCCCAACATTCTGCTGATCGACGGTGGCAAAGGGCAAGTGCGTCAAGCCGTGGACGCTCTGAATGAGCTTGGGGTAACCGGCGTTCAGATTATTGGCGTGGCCAAGGGCACAACGCGTAAGGCTGGCTTTGAAACCCTGCATGTCGTGGCGGACAAGCGTGAGCTGGTGCTGGAGTCCGACTCGCCCGCGCTTCACCTGATTCAGCAGGTTCGGGATGAGGCCCACCGTTTTGCCATTACCGGTCACCGTCAGCGACGGGACAAGAAGCGCCGGGAGTCCCCGCTGGAGGGTATTGCCGGTGTCGGACCCGCGCGGCGTCGGGCGCTGCTGCATCATTTTGGCGGTTTACAGGAAATTCTGCGGGCCTCCGTCAGTGAGTTAGCCAGTGTTGAGGGCGTGAGCCGGAAGCTGGCCCAGGATATATACTCGGCGCTGCACAACGAATGA
- the kdsB gene encoding 3-deoxy-manno-octulosonate cytidylyltransferase: MTAQNLSSAFDVIIPARFGSSRLPGKPLADIAGKSMVQRVYERARASAAERVIVATDDERVADVVRGFGGEVCMTSPEHASGTDRLQEVATSLGAAADRILVNVQGDEPLIPPAVINQVAQNLANNDAAGVATLAEPIVSCEDFLNPNIVKVVAEASGLARYFSRAPIPWPRDAFSRERNVLPEGLNPRRHIGIYAYRAGLLNQFVSWPMAPIEQFEALEQLRFLYHGHAIHVADACEEVPGGVDTEQDLARMRALFA, from the coding sequence ATGACAGCGCAGAATCTATCGTCCGCCTTTGACGTCATCATCCCGGCCCGTTTTGGCTCCAGCCGTTTGCCAGGCAAACCGCTGGCGGATATCGCCGGCAAATCCATGGTGCAGCGGGTCTACGAGCGCGCGCGCGCGAGTGCGGCTGAGCGCGTCATTGTCGCTACCGACGATGAGCGCGTTGCGGATGTGGTGCGGGGGTTTGGCGGCGAAGTGTGTATGACGAGTCCCGAACACGCTTCCGGTACCGACCGCCTGCAGGAGGTGGCCACCAGCTTGGGGGCGGCGGCGGACCGCATCCTGGTGAATGTGCAGGGAGATGAACCGCTGATTCCGCCGGCGGTCATCAATCAGGTGGCGCAAAATCTCGCGAATAACGATGCGGCGGGCGTGGCGACCCTGGCGGAACCGATCGTTTCCTGCGAAGACTTCCTCAACCCGAATATTGTCAAAGTGGTGGCGGAAGCCTCGGGATTGGCACGCTATTTTTCTCGTGCACCCATTCCCTGGCCGCGGGACGCATTCTCACGGGAGCGCAATGTGCTTCCGGAAGGCCTGAACCCACGGCGCCACATTGGCATCTATGCTTACCGTGCGGGCCTGTTGAATCAGTTTGTCAGCTGGCCCATGGCTCCCATAGAGCAGTTCGAGGCACTGGAGCAGCTCCGCTTCCTGTACCACGGCCACGCTATCCATGTCGCGGACGCCTGTGAAGAGGTCCCGGGTGGGGTGGATACCGAGCAGGATCTTGCGCGGATGCGCGCCCTGTTTGCCTGA
- a CDS encoding DUF1285 domain-containing protein, whose translation MAEPLFQQLEKLQQEFRGHPPVASWNPDLCGDMDLVIQSDGHWIHEGSEIQRQPLVNLFASILKREGRHYYLVTPVEKWRIRVEDVPFLITQAARDGDQILLTTNTGDVVPLDKSHPLLLKPFGDPPLPIPYVDVRSGLQGRMSRDVYYQLIDWAEPRQPQEPPARLCQMWLKSNGEEFLLGEY comes from the coding sequence TTGGCTGAGCCACTCTTCCAGCAGCTGGAGAAGCTGCAGCAGGAATTCCGCGGCCACCCACCGGTGGCCAGCTGGAACCCTGACCTGTGCGGGGATATGGACTTGGTAATCCAGTCTGACGGGCACTGGATTCATGAGGGAAGCGAAATCCAGCGCCAGCCGCTGGTTAACCTGTTCGCCAGTATCCTCAAGCGGGAAGGACGCCACTATTACCTGGTAACGCCGGTAGAGAAGTGGCGTATCCGTGTCGAGGATGTTCCTTTTTTGATCACTCAGGCGGCCCGCGACGGTGACCAGATTCTGTTGACCACCAACACCGGTGATGTCGTTCCTCTCGACAAATCCCATCCTCTACTGCTCAAACCATTCGGCGATCCGCCACTGCCTATTCCGTATGTGGACGTTCGCTCTGGACTTCAGGGGCGTATGTCCCGCGATGTGTACTATCAGCTGATCGATTGGGCGGAACCTCGCCAGCCCCAAGAGCCACCGGCTCGCCTCTGCCAGATGTGGCTGAAGAGCAATGGGGAAGAATTCCTGCTGGGCGAATACTGA
- a CDS encoding serine/threonine protein kinase — MKLVSNKLLLAAAISALLAGCDSGGINIAPVNEDNSVDNSTGGGNDGGGQSNPCASYEKAGQVKQGAFSSATGNCTYNASFVDSGNPLTVDLVIPALDNGGAHIFEGSLFVGNNYDDDTTMAAAGIAEGGDGATLTVQAGATVAFPNSTKFMVINRGSQLFAVGTAQDPITFTSLSDVEGTVGPEDVQQWGGMVINGFGITNKCSYDAEMKTSECHVLAEGSAGKDQSNYGGDNNDDSSGQMEFVRVKHTGAEVANGDELNGISFGGVGAGTIVKNLQVYSTYDDGIEMFGGAVSFENYVALYVRDDSIDIDEGWSGSITNALVIQSETDGNHCIESDGIGSYDAANDYSALIAAGLNSRPVIDGLTCIISGAGADTVTHDPSAGWRFREGIYPMITNSMVIGSFKVDATGADGSNYCLRVESDETIAALEAGTDAAITSNIFACTDKAKGGPIGADSLQAWAEANGNVFANVPVDAALNPTAAADTGFQVLEGTPSVYSIATGSMMVNDAAIAITPVERAFFGALSAGGSDWTQGWTYGLHDGSRAQALWFEQQ, encoded by the coding sequence ATGAAACTTGTATCCAACAAGCTGCTGCTGGCAGCTGCGATTTCTGCTTTGCTGGCTGGTTGTGATAGCGGTGGTATCAACATTGCTCCAGTTAACGAAGATAACTCAGTAGATAATTCTACCGGCGGTGGCAATGATGGTGGTGGTCAGAGCAATCCGTGCGCTTCTTACGAGAAAGCCGGTCAGGTAAAGCAGGGCGCATTCAGCTCAGCTACCGGGAACTGCACTTACAATGCCAGCTTTGTTGATTCCGGTAATCCGCTGACCGTTGACCTGGTAATCCCAGCTCTGGATAACGGTGGTGCCCACATTTTTGAAGGCAGCTTGTTCGTAGGGAACAATTACGATGACGATACTACTATGGCGGCTGCCGGTATCGCTGAAGGTGGCGATGGCGCCACACTGACGGTGCAAGCAGGCGCAACCGTAGCCTTCCCGAACAGCACCAAATTTATGGTAATCAACCGTGGTTCTCAGTTGTTTGCCGTTGGTACTGCTCAAGATCCTATCACCTTCACTTCCCTGTCGGATGTTGAAGGTACTGTTGGTCCTGAAGACGTACAGCAGTGGGGCGGTATGGTTATCAACGGTTTCGGTATCACAAACAAGTGCTCCTACGATGCCGAAATGAAAACCTCCGAATGTCACGTACTGGCTGAGGGTTCCGCCGGTAAAGACCAATCCAACTATGGCGGTGACAACAACGACGACAGCTCCGGTCAGATGGAGTTCGTTCGCGTCAAGCACACCGGTGCAGAAGTTGCTAACGGTGACGAACTGAACGGTATCAGCTTTGGTGGTGTTGGTGCCGGTACTATCGTTAAAAACCTGCAGGTTTACTCCACCTACGATGACGGCATTGAAATGTTCGGTGGTGCAGTAAGTTTTGAAAACTATGTTGCCCTGTATGTTCGCGACGACTCCATCGACATCGATGAGGGCTGGAGTGGTTCCATCACCAACGCTCTCGTGATTCAGAGTGAAACCGATGGCAACCACTGTATCGAATCCGATGGTATCGGTTCTTACGATGCGGCCAACGACTATTCTGCGCTGATTGCTGCCGGCCTGAACAGCCGCCCAGTAATTGACGGTCTGACCTGTATCATCTCGGGCGCTGGTGCGGACACCGTCACTCACGATCCGAGTGCTGGCTGGCGCTTCCGTGAAGGCATCTACCCGATGATTACCAACTCCATGGTTATCGGCTCTTTCAAGGTGGATGCTACAGGTGCTGACGGCAGCAACTACTGTCTGCGTGTAGAGAGCGACGAAACTATTGCTGCTCTGGAAGCGGGCACTGATGCTGCAATCACTTCCAATATTTTCGCGTGCACTGACAAAGCCAAAGGTGGACCGATTGGCGCCGACAGTCTGCAAGCGTGGGCGGAAGCTAACGGCAACGTATTTGCCAATGTTCCGGTCGACGCAGCTCTGAACCCGACTGCCGCAGCAGACACAGGTTTTCAGGTGCTGGAGGGTACTCCGTCCGTTTACTCTATCGCCACCGGCAGCATGATGGTGAACGATGCGGCCATCGCTATTACTCCGGTTGAGCGTGCATTCTTCGGCGCTTTGAGCGCAGGTGGAAGCGACTGGACTCAAGGTTGGACTTACGGTCTGCATGATGGCAGCCGCGCACAAGCTCTGTGGTTTGAACAGCAGTAA
- a CDS encoding serine hydrolase domain-containing protein, whose product MSAKLANSARHISKFSDDCIHKDLLSYSPLFFLVRVRHKGNITSASLLNFATVQARFCPTRGAQLDSELLEMASPGINSENSKKFRHARNNANVDPVIQALLVAQLEEDNRLGLDTRALLVIREGERIAAAYGAGITPQTRLLGWSMSKSLLAILWGRMETLGLADTEQSRLFPEWEEDDRSAITLKHLLQMCDGLAFDETYRPGSDATRMLFDITCNDLLRYAPSRYALNRRLIHNPGTHFSYSSGTTNLLARWMHRRLGGTHGASTFLNREFLAPLGLRRTFFEMDSEGVFIGSSYTYASAEDWGKLGALMVNDGRAGPKRILSSDWIKRATEPNTSANDPRYGFQFWLNSDGALPPMFPELPADSYFMLGNREQKLMLAPSQNTVIVRLGWSSRPYPIEQRFGEILAQLPSS is encoded by the coding sequence ATGAGCGCGAAGCTCGCCAATTCCGCACGGCACATTTCGAAATTCAGCGACGACTGTATCCATAAAGATCTCCTCAGTTACTCCCCATTGTTTTTTCTGGTTCGAGTCCGCCACAAAGGAAACATCACATCCGCCAGCCTGCTGAATTTCGCCACGGTGCAGGCCCGCTTCTGCCCCACCCGGGGCGCGCAACTGGATAGCGAATTGCTGGAAATGGCCAGCCCAGGTATCAACAGCGAAAACTCAAAAAAATTCCGCCACGCACGGAACAATGCCAATGTAGACCCGGTGATACAGGCACTGCTAGTCGCCCAGCTCGAAGAAGATAATCGCCTGGGGCTAGACACCCGCGCACTGCTGGTTATACGCGAAGGCGAGCGGATAGCCGCCGCCTATGGTGCCGGTATCACGCCTCAAACGCGCCTGCTGGGATGGTCCATGAGCAAAAGCCTTCTCGCCATTCTATGGGGAAGGATGGAGACGCTCGGACTTGCTGATACCGAGCAGAGCCGGCTTTTTCCGGAGTGGGAAGAGGATGACCGCAGCGCGATCACTCTGAAACACCTGCTGCAGATGTGCGATGGGCTGGCATTCGACGAAACGTATCGGCCAGGTAGCGATGCAACGCGCATGCTGTTTGACATTACCTGCAATGACCTGCTTCGTTATGCCCCCTCCCGCTATGCCTTGAATCGCAGACTCATCCACAACCCGGGCACACATTTCTCCTATTCCTCAGGTACCACCAACTTGTTAGCGAGATGGATGCATCGGCGCCTCGGGGGCACTCACGGCGCCTCAACATTTCTCAACCGCGAATTTCTGGCGCCCCTGGGGTTGCGACGAACATTTTTTGAAATGGATTCAGAAGGTGTGTTTATAGGAAGCTCTTACACCTATGCCAGCGCCGAGGATTGGGGAAAACTTGGCGCACTGATGGTAAATGATGGCCGCGCAGGCCCAAAGCGCATACTCAGTAGCGACTGGATCAAACGGGCCACCGAACCCAACACCAGTGCCAATGACCCACGTTATGGATTCCAGTTCTGGCTGAATTCCGATGGCGCCTTGCCACCGATGTTTCCAGAACTGCCCGCAGACAGCTACTTTATGCTGGGCAATCGCGAACAGAAGCTAATGCTGGCACCCTCGCAAAACACCGTCATCGTGCGGCTCGGGTGGTCCTCCCGCCCCTACCCCATCGAACAGCGCTTTGGAGAAATCCTGGCTCAGTTGCCTTCCAGCTGA
- a CDS encoding TetR/AcrR family transcriptional regulator, which produces MDKAKEKVQRFRAREQRILDAALELLLEHGEEKVTVEQIAERVDIGKGTIYKHFISKTEIYMRLLMDYEKSLTERIKVAVATAEQGDITAPARAYFESRMADPGRDRLFQRLEEKIIALNLAPEMIAELHALRNSNASALNRVFERRMEQGVLKKVPAYYYYSTYWALVQGAVELYHSKSFADVIEDRAGLMEFIMDVGVHIGDMSGRRGAGQSQGQESSNQSSHNPTSTPGSSFG; this is translated from the coding sequence ATGGATAAGGCAAAAGAGAAGGTTCAGCGTTTTCGGGCGCGGGAGCAGCGTATCCTGGATGCGGCGCTGGAGCTGCTCCTGGAGCACGGTGAAGAAAAAGTAACCGTTGAGCAGATCGCCGAGCGAGTAGATATCGGCAAAGGCACAATCTACAAGCATTTCATTTCAAAAACAGAGATTTACATGCGTTTGCTGATGGACTATGAGAAGTCCCTCACCGAACGTATCAAGGTCGCTGTGGCTACCGCCGAGCAGGGAGACATCACTGCACCGGCGCGGGCCTACTTCGAATCCCGTATGGCGGACCCGGGGCGCGATCGTCTGTTCCAGAGGCTGGAAGAGAAGATCATCGCCCTGAATCTGGCACCAGAGATGATTGCCGAGCTGCATGCACTGCGCAACTCCAATGCCTCCGCCCTGAACCGGGTATTTGAGCGACGCATGGAGCAGGGGGTCCTCAAGAAGGTTCCCGCCTATTACTACTATTCCACCTACTGGGCACTGGTCCAGGGTGCGGTAGAGCTCTATCACTCCAAGTCGTTCGCGGATGTGATCGAGGACCGGGCCGGCTTGATGGAGTTCATTATGGATGTGGGTGTCCATATTGGCGACATGTCGGGTCGCCGCGGTGCCGGTCAGTCTCAGGGGCAGGAGTCGTCCAACCAGAGTTCCCACAACCCCACATCAACCCCGGGAAGCAGCTTTGGCTGA
- the pgsA gene encoding CDP-diacylglycerol--glycerol-3-phosphate 3-phosphatidyltransferase: MTLANQLTLLRVALIPVFVLVFYLPYKWSYIASAVIFSLAAITDWLDGYIARKLNQSTPFGAFLDPVADKLMVATALVLLVDLHNYFFFTIAAAIIIGREIAVSALREWMAELGLRSSVAVSYIGKIKTTAQMAAIIVLLAFDVREFPVMETIGYILLYVAAALTIWTMFIYLRAAWPALTADEPGEV, encoded by the coding sequence ATGACTCTCGCCAACCAATTGACTCTCCTGCGCGTGGCGCTGATCCCGGTTTTCGTGCTGGTCTTCTATCTCCCCTATAAATGGAGTTACATCGCCTCCGCAGTGATCTTCTCCCTTGCCGCCATCACCGACTGGCTCGATGGCTATATTGCCCGCAAGCTCAATCAGAGCACGCCATTTGGCGCATTTCTTGATCCCGTGGCGGATAAGCTCATGGTCGCCACCGCCTTGGTGCTACTGGTGGATCTTCACAATTACTTTTTCTTTACCATTGCCGCGGCCATCATCATTGGGCGGGAAATTGCGGTGTCCGCATTGCGTGAGTGGATGGCTGAGCTGGGGCTCCGGAGCAGTGTCGCGGTCAGCTATATCGGCAAGATCAAAACCACCGCACAGATGGCGGCAATCATTGTGTTGCTGGCGTTTGATGTGCGCGAGTTTCCGGTGATGGAAACCATCGGTTACATCCTTCTGTATGTCGCCGCGGCGCTCACCATCTGGACCATGTTTATCTACTTGCGCGCGGCATGGCCGGCGCTCACCGCGGATGAACCCGGTGAGGTCTGA
- the murB gene encoding UDP-N-acetylmuramate dehydrogenase, translating into MIQKDVDLQPFNTMTIAARAKYFCAATTREELREALAFAREQQLPILPLGGGSNIVLTGDFPGLALHVGLQGLDFEPQSDGVRMRAAAGENWHQLVMRSVEMGHGGLENLALIPGNIGAAPIQNIGAYGVELKDTFEELTAMEVATGRLVTFTAEDCRFAYRDSVFKNTEKDRYIICEVVLKLSASWQPQVAYPALQQHFAQASQEVDALTPADVARAVIGIRNSKLPNPVEIPNAGSFFKNPVVDASLYSRLKEQNPQLVAFAAGEHWKLAAGWLIDQAGWRGFQKDGVGVHDRQALVLVNPGHRCGSQVVALAQDIALDIQQKFGVTLEPEPRFYP; encoded by the coding sequence ATGATTCAGAAAGACGTCGATTTACAACCGTTCAACACCATGACCATTGCTGCCCGCGCGAAGTATTTCTGTGCGGCGACAACCCGGGAAGAGTTGCGCGAAGCCCTGGCGTTTGCGAGAGAGCAACAGCTACCGATCCTTCCTCTCGGCGGGGGTAGCAATATTGTTCTGACCGGTGACTTCCCTGGCCTGGCCCTGCATGTAGGCTTGCAGGGACTCGATTTCGAGCCTCAGTCAGATGGGGTACGGATGCGCGCTGCGGCCGGGGAAAACTGGCATCAGCTGGTCATGCGCAGCGTCGAGATGGGGCATGGCGGTCTTGAAAACCTGGCCCTGATACCGGGCAATATCGGCGCGGCCCCTATCCAGAACATCGGCGCCTACGGGGTAGAACTCAAAGACACCTTCGAGGAGCTGACCGCCATGGAGGTTGCCACCGGCAGGCTGGTTACCTTTACCGCGGAGGATTGCCGGTTCGCCTACCGCGACAGCGTGTTCAAGAACACTGAGAAAGACCGCTACATCATCTGTGAAGTTGTGCTCAAACTTTCCGCAAGCTGGCAACCGCAGGTGGCGTATCCAGCACTGCAGCAACATTTTGCACAAGCCTCTCAAGAGGTGGATGCGTTGACTCCCGCGGATGTGGCGCGGGCAGTCATCGGAATTCGCAACAGCAAACTCCCGAACCCGGTAGAGATTCCCAACGCTGGTAGCTTTTTCAAAAACCCCGTGGTGGACGCGTCGCTTTACAGCCGTCTGAAGGAGCAGAACCCGCAGCTGGTGGCCTTTGCGGCTGGCGAGCACTGGAAACTGGCGGCGGGCTGGTTGATAGACCAGGCCGGTTGGCGTGGATTCCAGAAAGACGGGGTAGGTGTTCACGACCGCCAGGCCCTGGTATTGGTCAATCCGGGGCACCGTTGCGGTAGCCAGGTGGTAGCGCTCGCGCAGGACATTGCCCTGGATATCCAGCAGAAGTTTGGCGTCACACTGGAGCCCGAACCCCGCTTCTATCCCTGA
- a CDS encoding HNH endonuclease family protein, which produces MLLLAADTAVGQPYKRHEWLPHWSDSDRDCQDTRHELLIRYSLAPVIYTGEDQCKVESGLWMDPYTGHFFERASDLDVEHIVPLKWAHDHGAAGWSIEKKRQFAEDLDNLWLVDDGRNQSKGHKGPDQWMPPYGPVRSHYLRRFMAVVEKYGLQSTQGESRIFLAMLESHRG; this is translated from the coding sequence TTGCTTCTTCTCGCTGCGGACACCGCCGTTGGGCAGCCCTACAAGCGCCATGAATGGCTGCCGCACTGGTCAGATTCTGACCGGGACTGTCAGGATACCCGCCACGAACTGCTGATCCGATACTCCCTGGCGCCGGTAATTTACACGGGAGAAGACCAGTGCAAAGTTGAGTCCGGCTTGTGGATGGACCCCTACACCGGTCACTTCTTTGAGCGTGCCTCGGATCTCGATGTCGAGCACATCGTTCCGCTCAAATGGGCCCACGATCACGGTGCGGCGGGTTGGAGTATTGAGAAGAAGCGACAGTTTGCTGAAGACCTGGACAACCTGTGGCTCGTCGATGACGGGCGCAACCAGAGCAAGGGGCATAAAGGACCGGACCAGTGGATGCCTCCGTACGGGCCAGTTCGCAGCCATTACCTCCGCCGATTTATGGCGGTAGTGGAAAAGTACGGCCTGCAGTCAACGCAGGGAGAATCCAGGATTTTCTTGGCGATGCTGGAAAGCCATCGCGGCTAA